From the genome of Biomphalaria glabrata chromosome 1, xgBioGlab47.1, whole genome shotgun sequence, one region includes:
- the LOC106075273 gene encoding sodium-coupled monocarboxylate transporter 1-like — protein sequence MSTNVSLQIADYVVSAVMLFIPLAIGVFFAIKDAKKSNRDEYLLGGRKMSMLPVALSIFATFASAISLMGVLTEVYYNGAMHPTFQLGFGLAHVVGYVTMIPLIYPLQMTSIYEYLHLRFQSELVRNSVLSIAMIQTFFYMAIALLTPALGLQAAAGIPLYVSVLIVGSIGTIYTAIGGIKSVVWTDAFQCCIMFTGLLVMIGKGVLLVGGVDKVWSIAEAGGRTNFNQFSPDPRSRTTWWGTLIGGCFMWLANIFNQSSTQRICSMRTMREAKMTYIINIGIFLCYGSLLFSVGIVIYAYFEHIQCDPYKAGFITNKNQLSTYFVLHVLQDLPGMSGLYMSSIFSGGLSTLSSGMNALAANTVEDILQRPLRNFTEQRTTLITKLIVLIYGVLIIVVAYLAKDLTGSVSQISLSVFGACGGPILGVFLLGACVPRGNKYGALVGGALALALTMWMSVGNQLYGNPPPPLPSPSTDMCFSNTSDHFLSSSDWTNRSDHFLSSSDWTNRSDHFLYSSDWTTYNSTWQTNNLSIYTKLVSSDQMDAARPLFLYQISYEWYGFIGTIISFVVGLLVSLCTYKCPQQSPNVRLIFPILAKVWSLDNVNNLSNTIPHDKRLDYELQVQAQI from the exons ATGAGCACTAATGTCAGCCTACAGATAGCCGACTATGTGGTTTCTGCAGTCATGTTATTTATTCCACTGGCCATTGGAGTTTTTTTCGCCATTAAAGACGCAAAAAAATCGAATCGGGATGAATATTTATTGGGCGGGAGAAAGATGTCAATGCTTCCTGTGGCCTTGTCAATCTTTGCGACATTCGCA TCAGCCATTTCTTTAATGGGAGTTCTAACAGAGGTGTACTATAATGGAGCCATGCACCCAACTTTTCAACTCGGATTTGGTTTGGCGCATGTGGTGGGCTACGTGACTATGATTCCTCTCATCTACCCACTGCAAATGACCAGTATCTATGAATATTTACACCTGAGATTTCAATCAGAGCTCGTACGTAACTCTGTGCTAAGTATTGCGAtgatacaaacatttttctACATGGCTATTGCATTACTTACACCTGCCCTTGGCTTACAA gcTGCTGCTGGGATACCTCTGTATGTGTCTGTGTTAATAGTCGGCTCTATTGGCACAATTTACACGGCAATAGGCGGCATCAAGAGTGTTGTGTGGACGGACGCCTTCCAGTGTTGTATTATGTTCACTGGACTCTTGGTCATGATTGGAAAAG GAGTTTTACTTGTGGGTGGAGTGGATAAAGTCTGGTCTATAGCAGAAGCAGGAGGCAGAACCAACTTCAATCAGTTCAGTCCTGACCCCAGGTCTCGTACTACTTGGTGGGGTACACTCATAGGCGGCTGTTTCATGTG GCTGGCCAATATCTTCAACCAGTCCTCCACACAAAGAATCTGTTCAATGAGGACGATGAGAGAAGCCAAAATGACTTACATCATTAACATCGGTATTTTCCTGTGTTACGGAAGTTTATTATTTTCTGTCGGCATTGTTATCTATGCGTATTTTGAGCACATCCAGTGTGACCCTTACAAG GCTGGatttatcacaaataaaaatCAGCTTTCAACATATTTCGTTCTGCATGTTTTACAAGACCTACCTGGCATGTCTGGACTTTACATGTCTTCCATCTTTAGCGGTGGATTGAGTACACTGTCTTCTG GAATGAACGCACTGGCTGCAAATACAGTTGAAGACATACTTCAGCGACCACTGAGAAACTTCACAGAGCAAAGGACAACGCTAATAACTAAACTCATTGTCCTGATCTATGGCGTCCTCATCATCGTTGTGGCATACCTGGCCAAAGATCTGACAGGAAGCGTATCACAGATAAGTCTGTCCGTGTTTGGAGCTTGTGGGGGTCCTATACTTGGTGTCTTTTTGCTGGGCGCCTGTGTTCCTCGGGGGAACAAATATGGCGCACTGGTAGGTGGCGCCTTGGCTTTGGCATTAACCATGTGGATGTCAGTCGGTAATCAGCTGTACGGCAATCCACCTCCACCATTACCGTCCCCGTCAACTGACATGTGTTTCAGCAATACATCTGACCATTTCCTCTCTTCGTCTGATTGGACAAACAGATCTGACCATTTCCTCTCTTCGTCTGATTGGACAAACAGATCTGACCATTTCCTCTATTCATCTGATTGGACAACTTACAATTCTACCTGGCAAACGAACAACTTGTCTATTTACACAAAACTTGTTTCATCAGATCAGATGGACGCCGCTCGCCCTTTATTCTTGTACCAAATTTCTTACGAGTGGTACGGCTTTATCGGTACCATTATCAGTTTTGTCGTCGGTCTCCTGGTCAGTCTCTGTACTTACAAATGTCCACAGCAATCGCCAAATGTGAGACTTATATTTCCGATCCTGGCAAAAGTATGGTCTCTTGATAATGTAAACAATTTGAGCAATACTATACCACACGACAAAAGACTGGATTACGAATTGCAAGTACAGGCTCagatatga